One genomic region from Tautonia marina encodes:
- a CDS encoding AAA family ATPase, whose product MNPTDDPSNTEVATWAARVKQEIDKVFVGQQPLVRGVLIALLAQGHVLIESVPGLGKTLLVRVLGRVLGCRFNRIQFTPDLMPSDITGTSIYEEHTGAFRFRPGPVFTQLLLADEINRSPAKTHAALLEIMQEARVTVDGQAHLLEPPFLVMATQNPIESEGTYNLPEAQLDRFLFKLVADYPSSREEADILRLHTEGRSPDSILTEQVATVTSPAEVLDMQRRCGDILADDRLIEYITAIVRRTREWPAFSIGASPRAGVAMLRGARASAALEGRDYVVPDDVVDVVLPALRHRVILTPEAEIEGRRVDDLLGELLRSVEVPRQ is encoded by the coding sequence ATGAACCCCACCGACGATCCCTCGAACACCGAAGTTGCGACGTGGGCCGCTCGCGTCAAGCAGGAAATCGACAAGGTCTTCGTCGGCCAGCAACCGCTGGTTCGAGGGGTCCTGATCGCCTTGCTCGCTCAGGGGCATGTCCTGATTGAAAGTGTGCCTGGCCTCGGAAAAACCTTGCTCGTCAGAGTCCTTGGGAGAGTGCTCGGGTGTCGATTCAACCGAATTCAGTTCACTCCGGACCTGATGCCTTCGGATATTACTGGGACTTCCATCTACGAGGAACATACCGGCGCCTTCCGATTCCGACCTGGCCCTGTTTTCACCCAATTACTCCTGGCCGATGAGATCAACCGCTCTCCAGCCAAGACTCACGCGGCCCTGCTGGAAATCATGCAGGAAGCGCGGGTCACGGTCGATGGTCAGGCCCATCTGCTGGAGCCTCCCTTCCTGGTCATGGCCACGCAGAACCCGATCGAATCGGAGGGTACGTATAACCTTCCCGAAGCTCAGCTCGATCGCTTTCTTTTCAAACTCGTGGCCGATTATCCTTCCTCGCGAGAAGAAGCCGACATCCTTCGTCTTCATACCGAGGGCCGTAGCCCCGACTCGATCCTCACCGAGCAAGTGGCGACTGTCACCTCTCCGGCTGAAGTCCTCGACATGCAACGGCGCTGCGGCGACATCCTCGCCGACGATCGACTGATCGAATACATCACGGCCATTGTGCGACGGACCCGAGAATGGCCGGCTTTCTCCATCGGGGCCTCTCCGCGAGCCGGCGTGGCAATGCTTCGGGGGGCTCGAGCCTCAGCGGCCCTTGAAGGCCGCGATTACGTCGTGCCGGATGATGTCGTCGATGTTGTCCTCCCGGCGCTTCGACACCGGGTCATTCTGACCCCCGAGGCCGAGATCGAGGGACGACGCGTTGATGATTTGCTGGGCGAGCTGCTGCGATCGGTCGAAGTTCCAAGACAATAA
- the uvrA gene encoding excinuclease ABC subunit UvrA, producing MASSDIVIRGAREHNLRDVSLQLPRGALICFTGVSGSGKSSMAFDTLYAEGQRRYVESLSSYARQFLGQLPKPDVDRIDGLSPSIAIQQKTGGRNPRSTVGTITEIHDHLRVLFARVGRQHCPACGQLVSAQTREQIVAQILDQPSGTPITLLAPIIRGQKGEHRDLFTDLSRAGYVRARVDGRIIALSDPPALDRQVKHEIEVVIDRIKLGPSVRSRLAEAVESALKLGGETVIVAIEDQPDLVLSSRYACVPCGIGFDAPSPQLFSFNSPQGMCSSCDGLGIRHDFAADLLVPDPTLSVWEGAIAPLGPVKKLGKWKRHLFEGFASNLEADEGGPKKGTMLRSPWEELAPEYQNAWLYGTGDRVIVYRWKSRSRQWAHPGTWKGIANELLEKYQHSKGGPHRAGLEPYMRSMTCPECNGARLNSRARSVRVGDRSLPELEALDLGTLSRWFERLSGTGKAERSDEPEPLDARSLTIAEELLKEIRGRLRFLTDVGLDYLTLDRSAPTLSGGEAQRIRLASQVGAGLVGVLYILDEPSIGLHPRDNDRLIATLQRLRDIGNTVVVVEHDEDTMRAADSIIDFGPGPGIKGGEVIAQGDLATISKHPNSLTGQYLSGRKSIAVPTQRRGLSENVVRIVGARQNNLKSIDVSIPLGRFVCVTGVSGSGKSSLIGEILRETLSRDLNGAKTDPGLHDRIEGVEQLDKLIDIDQSPIGRTPRSNPATYIKLFDEIRDLYTKLPDSKTRGYKPGRFSFNVPGGRCEACQGNGSNKLEMDFLADVWVTCPVCEGKRFNRETLHCRFKGKSISDVLEMDVQEALEHFANVPKIGVMLKTLHDVGLDYLKLGQPSPTLSGGEAQRIKLARELVRKGTGKTLYVLDEPTTGLHFEDIRRLLDVLHGFVEQGNTVVVIEHNLDVIKTADWILDLGPEGGAGGGRIVAEGTPEEVAKVRDSHTGKALARVLWPDSRRSSPSTRGKSPKRSVKGRPTRELSAITIEGASQHNLKGVNVRLPRNQMTVCSGPSGSGKTSLAMDTLYAEGQRRYVESLSSYARQFLAPLQKPKVERITGLSPAISIEQKTTSKSPRSTVGTVTEIHDYLRILFARLGHMYCPACGIPVGTQTSDEIVEKILHHPEGTRVYIMAPLDRNEGEDYETLWNDLRGSGFVRVRVDGVSHNLESPPQLNRRESHSIEVVIDRAIIRRSTRSRLADAVEAALDLGRGVIHVAKVSEEIDEANWPIRRFSQHRSCDGCGRSFEELSPHHFSFNSSLGWCPSCEGLGVQLGADPAALIPDGRKSLRGGAVAVWPSFDENPMFARMIAGLADRLGIDLETPFEDLEARHRRMILFGTDATWFDVPPLEDAGGFRFQYKGLFPALEEAGRLSYLYRAKLRGMVAETSCSTCMGGRLRDDAAAVRFKEFTIDQMSNWPLSRALSFFQKLKLSADERHIAGDLIREIRDRLKFLVDVGLDYLSLARSTPTLSGGESQRIRLASQIGSGLTGVLYVLDEPTIGLHPRDNARLLQALQHLRNLGNTLVLVEHDREVIEASDHLLDFGPGSGDLGGRITAQGPPSKVRNISKSLTGRYLSGRASIPVPSNRRNPEGAALVIRNARHHNLKGIDVAFPIGVVTAVTGVSGSGKSSLVEDILMKACAQHLHRSQVVPGLHDAIEGIELIDKMIGVDQTPIGGTPNSTPATYTGVFDLIRELFAKLPESKIRGYGPGRFSFNVPGGRCEACEGAGQTRIEMHFLPDVWVPCESCGGARFTGETLAVTYRGKSISDVLTMKVDAALDLFAAVPKIRRVLQTLHDVGLGYVALGQSAPTLSGGEAQRIKLAAELARPQTGRTLYVLDEPTTGLHSDDVRKLLDVIHRLADLGNTVVIIEHHLDVIKTADWVIDLGPEAGEQGGSVVAVGPPEVIVANPITLTGKVLKPVLEAGPLTPRKVYDPVAEARKELADARRVAESIGEVEAIAPPWESDGRRWHTQDRLTRTGKPARWDGRILDFIVDRLKQLRSFDEPDWSKRTLVRVCLPNAPRMTPPFFEASTGQEWVVTLRFRVPVRQSQNLNRIQEELGLEPFESLKTPVLCDAPRVSAGFAGAGFREVVIMAHSAEELCTPAFESFIDQMAHGYLGQSVKDEWGDAKARVATLMGGSDRN from the coding sequence ATGGCCAGCTCCGACATCGTGATCCGGGGCGCCCGAGAACACAATCTGCGGGACGTTTCCTTGCAGTTGCCTCGTGGTGCTTTGATTTGCTTCACCGGAGTGTCGGGATCGGGCAAGAGTTCGATGGCGTTTGACACGCTGTATGCTGAGGGGCAGCGGCGCTATGTTGAGAGCCTATCGAGCTACGCCCGGCAATTTCTCGGACAATTGCCAAAGCCCGATGTGGATCGGATTGACGGGCTGAGCCCTTCGATTGCCATCCAGCAGAAGACCGGAGGACGAAACCCGCGCAGCACGGTTGGAACGATCACCGAGATCCACGACCATTTACGCGTCCTGTTCGCGAGGGTTGGCCGGCAGCATTGTCCGGCGTGTGGGCAGCTGGTCTCGGCTCAGACCCGGGAACAGATTGTTGCTCAAATTCTCGATCAACCGAGCGGAACGCCCATTACCCTGCTGGCTCCCATCATCCGAGGGCAGAAAGGGGAACATCGCGATCTCTTCACCGATCTTTCTCGCGCGGGTTATGTTCGGGCTCGGGTCGATGGCCGGATTATCGCTCTCAGCGATCCTCCGGCCCTTGATCGTCAAGTGAAGCACGAGATCGAGGTCGTGATCGATCGGATCAAGCTTGGGCCTTCGGTCCGATCGCGACTGGCCGAGGCGGTCGAGTCTGCCTTGAAGCTTGGTGGCGAGACGGTAATCGTGGCGATCGAGGATCAGCCGGATCTGGTCCTCTCCTCCCGGTACGCCTGTGTGCCGTGCGGGATCGGCTTTGATGCGCCAAGTCCGCAACTGTTCAGCTTCAACAGTCCGCAGGGGATGTGTTCCTCGTGTGATGGGCTCGGCATTCGCCACGACTTTGCCGCTGACCTGCTCGTGCCCGACCCGACCCTGTCGGTCTGGGAGGGGGCCATTGCTCCGCTTGGGCCGGTCAAGAAACTCGGCAAGTGGAAGCGGCACCTCTTCGAGGGGTTCGCCTCGAACCTCGAAGCCGACGAGGGTGGACCGAAGAAGGGAACGATGCTTCGTTCCCCCTGGGAAGAGCTGGCTCCCGAGTACCAGAACGCCTGGCTGTACGGTACCGGCGATCGGGTCATCGTTTACCGATGGAAGAGTCGGAGCCGCCAATGGGCTCACCCGGGAACCTGGAAAGGCATCGCCAACGAACTCCTGGAAAAGTACCAGCATTCCAAGGGAGGTCCGCACCGAGCAGGGCTCGAGCCGTACATGAGGAGCATGACCTGCCCCGAATGCAACGGAGCCCGCCTCAACTCGCGAGCGCGCTCTGTCCGGGTCGGCGATCGCTCCTTGCCCGAACTGGAAGCCCTCGACCTAGGAACCCTCTCACGCTGGTTCGAGCGTCTCAGTGGGACGGGGAAGGCCGAACGCTCCGACGAGCCCGAGCCACTGGATGCACGATCACTGACGATTGCCGAGGAATTGCTCAAGGAAATTCGAGGGCGATTGCGGTTCCTGACGGATGTCGGTCTGGATTACCTAACGCTCGATCGCTCGGCTCCGACCCTGTCCGGGGGAGAGGCTCAGCGAATTCGGCTGGCCAGTCAGGTCGGGGCCGGGCTGGTCGGGGTGCTTTACATTCTCGACGAACCCTCAATTGGGCTGCATCCGCGAGACAATGATCGCCTGATCGCCACGCTCCAACGGCTTCGAGACATCGGGAATACAGTTGTCGTCGTCGAGCACGATGAAGACACGATGCGCGCGGCCGACTCGATAATTGACTTCGGTCCCGGCCCCGGCATCAAAGGGGGAGAGGTTATTGCCCAGGGCGATCTGGCAACAATTTCCAAACATCCCAACAGTCTGACCGGGCAGTACCTCTCGGGCCGGAAGTCGATCGCGGTGCCAACCCAGCGACGGGGCCTCTCAGAGAATGTGGTGCGGATCGTTGGGGCGCGACAAAACAACCTGAAGTCCATCGATGTCTCAATCCCCCTGGGCCGGTTTGTTTGTGTGACGGGCGTGTCGGGGTCGGGAAAGAGTTCGTTGATTGGTGAGATTCTCCGGGAGACGCTTTCACGCGATCTGAACGGAGCAAAAACCGATCCGGGTCTGCACGATCGAATCGAAGGAGTTGAACAGCTCGATAAGCTCATTGATATCGACCAGTCGCCGATTGGTCGAACCCCTCGATCGAATCCGGCAACCTACATCAAGCTCTTCGACGAAATCCGAGATCTTTACACGAAGCTCCCCGACTCGAAGACCCGAGGCTACAAGCCCGGAAGGTTCAGTTTCAACGTCCCTGGAGGTCGTTGCGAAGCCTGCCAGGGGAACGGGTCGAACAAGCTCGAGATGGATTTCCTGGCCGATGTCTGGGTCACCTGCCCTGTCTGCGAAGGGAAGCGATTCAACCGCGAAACGCTTCACTGCCGGTTCAAAGGCAAGAGCATCAGCGATGTCCTCGAGATGGATGTTCAAGAGGCACTTGAGCACTTTGCGAACGTTCCAAAAATTGGGGTGATGCTCAAGACCTTGCACGATGTCGGCCTCGACTATTTAAAACTTGGCCAACCCTCGCCAACCCTCTCCGGCGGCGAAGCCCAGCGAATTAAACTGGCCCGCGAACTGGTACGCAAGGGGACCGGCAAGACGCTCTATGTCCTCGATGAACCCACGACCGGCCTCCATTTTGAAGACATCCGGCGCCTGCTCGACGTGCTCCACGGGTTCGTCGAGCAAGGAAACACCGTGGTAGTGATCGAGCACAATCTCGACGTGATCAAGACCGCCGACTGGATTCTCGACCTTGGCCCCGAAGGCGGGGCCGGTGGAGGGCGGATTGTTGCGGAAGGAACGCCCGAGGAGGTCGCCAAGGTCCGCGACAGTCATACCGGAAAAGCACTCGCCCGGGTTCTCTGGCCCGATTCGAGGCGTTCCTCTCCGTCCACCAGGGGAAAATCACCAAAGCGATCCGTCAAGGGTCGACCAACCCGCGAACTCAGTGCGATTACGATCGAGGGGGCCTCGCAACATAACCTGAAGGGGGTCAACGTTCGCCTTCCGCGGAATCAGATGACGGTCTGCAGTGGGCCGAGCGGCTCGGGAAAAACCTCGCTGGCCATGGACACCCTGTATGCCGAAGGTCAGCGACGCTATGTCGAAAGCCTCTCCAGCTACGCTCGGCAATTCCTCGCACCGTTGCAGAAACCCAAGGTCGAGCGGATTACAGGGCTATCTCCCGCGATCAGCATCGAACAGAAAACCACCAGCAAAAGTCCCCGATCAACCGTGGGGACTGTAACGGAAATCCACGATTACCTGCGCATTTTGTTCGCAAGACTTGGGCATATGTATTGCCCAGCGTGTGGAATTCCGGTGGGCACGCAGACCTCTGACGAGATCGTCGAGAAGATTCTCCATCATCCTGAAGGAACTCGCGTTTACATCATGGCCCCCCTCGATCGGAATGAGGGGGAGGATTATGAAACGCTCTGGAACGACCTGCGCGGTTCCGGGTTTGTGCGGGTTCGAGTCGATGGCGTCTCCCACAACCTCGAATCCCCTCCCCAGCTTAACCGTCGCGAATCGCATTCGATCGAGGTTGTGATCGATCGGGCAATCATCCGACGTTCGACCCGCTCTCGACTGGCCGACGCGGTCGAGGCAGCCCTGGATTTGGGGCGGGGGGTGATCCACGTCGCCAAGGTCTCGGAGGAGATTGACGAGGCGAACTGGCCCATCCGTCGCTTCAGTCAACATCGCTCCTGTGATGGCTGCGGACGAAGCTTTGAGGAATTGTCGCCTCATCATTTCTCGTTCAATAGCTCGCTTGGCTGGTGCCCCTCGTGTGAAGGCCTGGGAGTCCAACTTGGTGCCGATCCGGCGGCCCTGATTCCCGATGGTCGTAAGAGTCTTCGCGGAGGGGCTGTGGCAGTCTGGCCCTCGTTCGACGAAAACCCGATGTTCGCCCGGATGATCGCCGGACTGGCCGATCGGTTGGGAATCGATCTCGAAACTCCCTTTGAGGATCTCGAAGCCCGTCATCGCCGAATGATTCTCTTTGGTACGGATGCGACCTGGTTCGACGTGCCGCCACTGGAAGATGCCGGAGGTTTTCGCTTCCAGTACAAGGGCCTTTTCCCTGCGCTGGAGGAGGCGGGGCGGCTCTCCTACCTCTATCGGGCAAAGCTCCGCGGAATGGTGGCCGAAACCTCCTGCTCGACGTGCATGGGGGGACGGCTGAGAGACGACGCGGCCGCGGTTCGGTTCAAGGAGTTTACGATCGATCAGATGAGCAACTGGCCGCTCAGCCGTGCGCTCTCATTTTTTCAAAAGCTTAAGCTTTCCGCAGATGAGCGGCACATTGCGGGCGACCTGATTCGGGAAATCCGCGATCGATTGAAATTTCTGGTCGATGTTGGGCTGGATTATCTGTCGCTCGCTCGATCAACCCCGACTCTTTCCGGAGGGGAAAGCCAACGGATTCGTCTGGCCAGCCAGATCGGTAGTGGCCTGACCGGCGTTTTGTATGTGCTCGATGAGCCGACGATCGGTCTGCATCCGCGAGACAATGCTCGACTCTTGCAAGCACTTCAGCATCTCAGGAATCTCGGCAACACGCTGGTGCTCGTTGAGCACGATCGTGAAGTGATTGAGGCGTCCGACCATCTGCTCGATTTCGGACCCGGTTCCGGCGACCTCGGCGGTCGGATCACCGCGCAGGGGCCGCCGAGCAAGGTTCGCAACATCTCGAAGTCGTTGACGGGGCGCTATCTGAGCGGTCGCGCCTCGATTCCGGTTCCGTCGAATCGACGCAACCCGGAGGGAGCGGCCCTGGTGATTCGCAATGCGAGACACCACAACTTGAAGGGAATCGACGTTGCGTTCCCGATCGGTGTTGTTACGGCGGTCACGGGGGTCAGTGGCTCCGGGAAAAGCTCTCTGGTCGAAGATATTCTGATGAAGGCGTGTGCTCAGCACCTTCACCGATCGCAAGTGGTGCCTGGCTTGCACGACGCAATTGAGGGAATCGAGCTTATCGACAAGATGATCGGCGTGGATCAGACGCCGATTGGAGGCACTCCGAACTCGACTCCCGCAACGTACACTGGAGTCTTTGACCTGATCCGGGAACTGTTTGCGAAGCTGCCAGAGTCGAAAATTCGCGGATACGGCCCCGGCCGCTTCAGTTTCAACGTTCCGGGCGGTCGCTGTGAAGCCTGCGAAGGAGCAGGACAAACCCGGATCGAGATGCACTTCCTGCCCGATGTCTGGGTGCCTTGCGAGTCTTGCGGAGGTGCCCGATTTACCGGTGAAACCCTGGCCGTCACCTATCGAGGCAAGTCGATCTCCGATGTTCTGACCATGAAGGTTGATGCGGCGCTTGATCTGTTTGCCGCGGTCCCCAAGATTCGCCGTGTCTTACAAACATTGCATGATGTGGGGCTGGGATACGTCGCGCTGGGCCAGTCGGCACCTACCCTTTCTGGAGGGGAGGCACAGCGAATCAAGCTTGCCGCCGAACTCGCCCGACCACAAACCGGCCGGACGCTCTATGTTCTTGATGAACCGACGACCGGCTTACATTCCGACGATGTTCGAAAACTGCTCGATGTCATTCATCGCCTTGCGGATCTTGGAAATACGGTGGTGATCATCGAACATCATCTTGATGTGATCAAGACCGCGGACTGGGTCATCGACCTTGGCCCGGAAGCGGGAGAACAAGGAGGTTCGGTCGTCGCCGTTGGGCCTCCTGAGGTGATCGTCGCCAATCCCATCACTTTGACCGGCAAGGTGCTCAAGCCAGTGCTGGAAGCGGGGCCGCTCACTCCTCGGAAGGTCTACGATCCCGTCGCCGAGGCTCGGAAGGAGCTGGCTGACGCGCGTCGGGTGGCGGAATCGATCGGGGAGGTTGAGGCAATCGCCCCTCCCTGGGAAAGCGATGGCCGGCGCTGGCATACTCAGGATCGCTTGACCCGCACCGGGAAGCCGGCTCGTTGGGATGGCCGGATTCTCGATTTCATCGTCGATCGGCTCAAGCAGCTACGTTCCTTCGATGAACCGGACTGGTCGAAACGCACCCTCGTGCGCGTTTGCTTACCCAATGCGCCACGGATGACTCCGCCGTTCTTTGAAGCGAGTACGGGTCAGGAATGGGTGGTCACGCTTCGCTTCCGTGTGCCGGTGAGGCAGTCTCAGAACCTGAACCGAATTCAGGAGGAGCTCGGGCTCGAACCGTTCGAGTCCCTGAAAACTCCCGTCCTCTGTGATGCCCCTCGGGTCTCGGCCGGATTTGCCGGTGCCGGGTTTCGAGAAGTGGTCATCATGGCACACTCGGCTGAAGAACTCTGCACCCCTGCGTTTGAATCGTTCATCGACCAAATGGCGCACGGATACCTGGGGCAATCGGTCAAGGACGAGTGGGGCGATGCCAAGGCCCGTGTGGCGACCTTGATGGGGGGATCGGATCGGAATTGA
- a CDS encoding GGDEF domain-containing response regulator, whose translation MKILVAEDDPVSATLIVGALRRLGHEIEVVPNGLEAEMRLVADRSIRLVISDWMMPGIDGLGLCQRLRSRSGSLYTYFILITARSGLEARMAGYRAGVDDFLSKPLNLDELVARVEIARRILEMQEELVRRSDELETLKQELELRNERLADMAITDALTGLRNRRHFHRLFESSFTLSHQSSQPLTVILLDVDRFKQYNDSYGHPAGDEVLIGVADVLRANVRDRDLIARYGGEEFVVLLPRVSAPEGIALAERLRRSIADRVWRSAPITASFGVGTSGPSTATPDMLLDHADQALYRSKQRGRNCVTHFRELTPRHDQSSIVQNTSIRAPLPMKLPATGTH comes from the coding sequence ATGAAAATCCTTGTGGCAGAAGATGATCCGGTGAGCGCAACCCTGATTGTCGGTGCGCTGCGGCGGCTTGGTCACGAGATCGAGGTCGTCCCCAATGGACTGGAGGCGGAGATGCGTCTGGTTGCGGATCGATCGATTCGGTTGGTGATCTCTGACTGGATGATGCCGGGGATTGACGGGTTAGGGCTCTGTCAACGACTCCGGAGCCGTTCGGGATCGCTCTACACATATTTTATCCTCATCACCGCGCGCTCGGGACTCGAAGCTCGGATGGCGGGCTATCGGGCTGGGGTCGACGACTTCCTGAGCAAACCCTTGAACCTTGACGAGTTGGTGGCTCGGGTCGAGATTGCCCGTCGCATTCTGGAGATGCAGGAAGAATTGGTTCGCCGCTCGGACGAACTCGAAACGCTCAAACAGGAACTGGAACTCCGCAACGAGCGGCTGGCAGACATGGCGATCACCGACGCCTTGACCGGCCTCCGAAACCGCCGACACTTTCATCGGCTGTTTGAGTCAAGTTTCACCCTCAGTCACCAATCGTCCCAACCGCTGACTGTCATCCTCCTCGATGTCGACCGATTCAAGCAGTACAACGACTCTTATGGACACCCGGCCGGCGATGAGGTCCTGATCGGAGTCGCAGACGTGCTGCGGGCGAATGTTCGAGATCGCGATCTCATTGCGCGTTATGGAGGCGAGGAGTTCGTGGTGCTGTTACCTCGGGTGAGTGCTCCGGAAGGCATTGCCCTGGCCGAGCGGCTGAGACGATCCATTGCCGATCGGGTCTGGCGATCCGCTCCGATTACGGCGAGCTTCGGAGTCGGGACGTCGGGACCATCGACCGCAACCCCGGACATGCTGCTTGATCACGCCGACCAGGCACTCTATCGCTCCAAGCAACGGGGGCGAAATTGTGTCACGCATTTCCGGGAACTCACGCCTCGCCATGATCAGTCGTCGATTGTGCAGAACACCTCAATTCGCGCTCCCTTGCCCATGAAGTTGCCTGCCACGGGCACGCATTGA